Proteins from a genomic interval of Vanacampus margaritifer isolate UIUO_Vmar chromosome 4, RoL_Vmar_1.0, whole genome shotgun sequence:
- the znf280d gene encoding zinc finger protein 280C isoform X2, translating into MSELFMECEEEELEPWQKAAPEVLIDDDDDDDEPIFVGVVSIKEKENPPSSPLPPKDNMKKLVVTSAPRAPAPRAPAFAPVPAPAPAPVPAPAHVPAPVPVPVTTLASSIMLPLKIAGNAISTSTAGLTTLTPQPVIVNNQLTSSNNLIATLGNQYPPGTKFTLVPANQTQQLIQRVTPVTTAIPGVVHRPHVQQIRNNVVTLANVQNPTVYTAKPHLLQVTQATSLQTIALPVQANNLNTETMKRVLPLQQVDTAVKRFKIDVGNGLANVAKPVENGDLKKKCPNCKEEFLLQEALDLHLTSCQARVEGNVALADNVITHKRIMLVSEFYYGRFEGDSLKASVERSSITFKCQSCFKVLKSNIRFMNHMKHHLELEKQNNESWESHTTCQHCYRQYMTPFQLQCHIESAHSPIESSTNCKICELAFESEQVLLEHMKDNHKPGEMPYVCQVCNYRSSFFSDVETHFRSIHVNTKDLLCPFCLRILRNSQSYMHHFMKHQKKGIHRCGKCRLNFLTYKDRMDHRTQVHKTFRKPSVLEGLPAGTKVTIRASLSGKTVAMSSLPDRSALILTPETLSSSAKIKPPGGLGKSKRNILEAGKAKTIQKKKGNSADNWNLSLRNISVNGGCHTCIECNTKIDDFFSHFLAYSDCGACNYRTSCKVAIGNHMIRFHSTVNKSRFSKADQRKHSSAIKLSLVCLNCDLLDASGGDVMSKHLNDRPTHLCRIIEEKGVKTETGLQDYSDAFRMKRKELHPKMKEARERGESATLRHDKMIIVNPTAHQNNTEAADDSSKTSTVLESSPMETTSEPEQIEKMEHLPHTVVDQLPSLPVLPAAVEDSLGENTTQPVLSAVEDSPRENATQSGSSPTRALDGVEDVEPVEDSKIMEDCHPIEIPD; encoded by the exons ATGTCTGAACTTTTTATGGAATGTGAGGAAGAGGAGCTGGAGCCATGGCAGAAAGCAGctccagaggtgttgattgacgatgacgacgatgatgacgagcCCATTTTTGTTGGAGTAGTGT caattaagGAAAAAGAGAATCCACCAAGCTCTCCACTTCCTCCAAAGGACAATATGAAGAAGCTAGTGGTCACATCTGCTCCCCGTGCTCCTGCTCCCCGTGCTCCTGCTTTCGCTCCCGTTCCTGCTCCTGCTCCCGCTCCTGTTCCTGCTCCTGCTCACGTTCCTGctcctgttcctgttcctgtgaCGACTCTAGCCTCTTCTATAATGTTACCTTTGAAAATAGCTGGAAATGCCATCAGTACTTCTACAGCCGGTCTCACGACACTAACTCCACAGCCAGTTATTGTCAATAATCAG TTAACCAGCAGCAACAACCTCATTGCCACTCTTGGCAATCAGTATCCTCCTGGGACCAAGTTTACTCTTGTACCAG CCAATCAGACGCAGCAGCTCATCCAACGGGTCACCCCAGTAACAACTGCGATACCCGGTGTTGTCCATCGGCCTCACGTGCAGCAGATCCGAAACAACGTTGTGACCTTGGCTAATGTGCAGAACCCCACTGTGTATACAGCCAAACCTCATCTGCTTCAAGTCACCCAGGCCACCTCTCTACAGACCATTGCCTTGCCTGTTCAGGCTAACAACTTAAACACAG AGACCATGAAGCGTGTGTTGCCACTTCAGCAAGTAGACACTGCTGTAAAAAGATTCAAAATAGATGTCGGTAACG GCCTAGCAAACGTGGCCAAACCAGTGGAGAATGGTGACCTGAAGAAAAAATGCCCAAACTGTAAGGAAGAATTCCTTCTGCAGGAGGCGTTGGATCTTCATTTGACT AGTTGCCAGGCTCGAGTGGAAGGCAACGTTGCGCTAGCCGATAACGTCATCACGCATAAACGCATCATGCTGGTGTCAGAATTCTACTATGGCAGATTTGAGGGAGATTCTCTCAAGGCATCTGTAGAGAGGAGCAGCATCACTTTTAAGTGTCAAAGCTGCTTCAAAGTTCTCAAGAGCAACATCCG GTTCATGAACCACATGAAGCACCACCTGGAGCTGGAGAAGCAGAACAATGAGTCCTGGGAGAGCCACACAACTTGCCAGCATTGCTACCGCCAGTACATGACTCCATTCCAGCTGCAGTGCCACATCGAGAGCGCTCACAGCCCAATCGAATCCTCCA CGAATTGCAAGATATGTGAGCTAGCATTCGAGTCTGAGCAAGTGCTCTTGGAGCACATGAAAGACAATCACAAGCCTGGGGAGATGCCCTACGTCTGTCAG GTGTGCAATTATAGGTCCTCCTTTTTCTCGGATGTGGAGACACATTTCCGAAGTATCCACGTAAACACAAAAGACCTGCTGTGTCCTTTTTGTCTCAGGATTCTGAGAAATAGTCAGAGTTACATGCATCACTTCATGAAACACCAG AAAAAAGGCATCCATCGCTGTGGAAAATGTCGACTGAATTTCCTCACCTACAAAGACAGAATGGACCACAGGACTCAAGTCCACAAGACTTTTAGAAAGCCTTCAGTTCTGGAGGGCCTGCCCGCGGGGACAAAG GTGACCATTCGAGCTTCCCTCAGCGGCAAGACAGTCGCCATGTCCAGTTTACCCGATCGATCGGCTTTAATTTTAACTCCTGAAACACTAAGCAGCAGTGCAAAAATCAAACCTCCTGGCGGTTTGGGTAAATCTAAACGCAACATCTTAGAAGCAGGAAAGGCCAAGACGATTCAGAAGAAGAAAGGGAATTCTGCTGACAATTGGAACCTTTCACTCCGAAACATAAG TGTGAATGGAGGCTGCCACACCTGCATTGAGTGCAACACCAAAATTGATGACTTCTTTTCCCACTTCCTGGCATACTCTGATTGTGGAGCGTGCAATTATCGGACAAGTTGCAAAGTTGCCATTGGAAATCACATGataag atTTCATAGCACAGTCAACAAGAGCAGATTTTCTAAAGCGGATCAGAGGAAACACTCATCTGCTATAAA ATTATCGCTGGTGTGTCTCAACTGCGACCTCCTGGATGCGTCAGGCGGTGACGTGATGAGCAAACATTTAAATGACAGACCAACTCACCTATGCAGAATCATTGAGGAGAAAG GTGTCAAAACCGAAACTGGACT CCAAGACTACAGTGACGCTTTCCGAATGAAGCGGAAGGAACTACACCCCAAGATGAAGGAGGCTCGGGAAAGGGGGGAAAGTGCCACCCTGAGACATGATAAGATGATAATCGTAAACCCAACTGCACATCAAAACAACACAGAAGCAGCCGATGACTCTTCCAAG ACATCAACAGTTTTGGAATCATCACCCATGGAAACGACCTCAGAACCTGAACAAATTGAGAAGATGGAACACTTACCTCACACGGTTGTTGACCAACTGCCATCTTTGCCCGTGTTGCCGGCAGCCGTTGAAGATTCTCTCGGAGAAAACACGACTCAGCCTGTCCTTTCAGCTGTTGAAGATTCTCCCAGAGAAAACGCGACGCAGTCTGGCTCCTCCCCTACTCGCGCGTTAGATGGCGTCGAAGATGTCGAGCCAGTTGAAGACTCGAAAATCATGGAGGACTGTCATCCCATTGAAATCCCTGATTGA
- the znf280d gene encoding zinc finger protein 280C isoform X1: MSELFMECEEEELEPWQKAAPEVLIDDDDDDDEPIFVGVVSIKEKENPPSSPLPPKDNMKKLVVTSAPRAPAPRAPAFAPVPAPAPAPVPAPAHVPAPVPVPVTTLASSIMLPLKIAGNAISTSTAGLTTLTPQPVIVNNQGFIVTPQLTSSNNLIATLGNQYPPGTKFTLVPANQTQQLIQRVTPVTTAIPGVVHRPHVQQIRNNVVTLANVQNPTVYTAKPHLLQVTQATSLQTIALPVQANNLNTETMKRVLPLQQVDTAVKRFKIDVGNGLANVAKPVENGDLKKKCPNCKEEFLLQEALDLHLTSCQARVEGNVALADNVITHKRIMLVSEFYYGRFEGDSLKASVERSSITFKCQSCFKVLKSNIRFMNHMKHHLELEKQNNESWESHTTCQHCYRQYMTPFQLQCHIESAHSPIESSTNCKICELAFESEQVLLEHMKDNHKPGEMPYVCQVCNYRSSFFSDVETHFRSIHVNTKDLLCPFCLRILRNSQSYMHHFMKHQKKGIHRCGKCRLNFLTYKDRMDHRTQVHKTFRKPSVLEGLPAGTKVTIRASLSGKTVAMSSLPDRSALILTPETLSSSAKIKPPGGLGKSKRNILEAGKAKTIQKKKGNSADNWNLSLRNISVNGGCHTCIECNTKIDDFFSHFLAYSDCGACNYRTSCKVAIGNHMIRFHSTVNKSRFSKADQRKHSSAIKLSLVCLNCDLLDASGGDVMSKHLNDRPTHLCRIIEEKGVKTETGLQDYSDAFRMKRKELHPKMKEARERGESATLRHDKMIIVNPTAHQNNTEAADDSSKTSTVLESSPMETTSEPEQIEKMEHLPHTVVDQLPSLPVLPAAVEDSLGENTTQPVLSAVEDSPRENATQSGSSPTRALDGVEDVEPVEDSKIMEDCHPIEIPD, from the exons ATGTCTGAACTTTTTATGGAATGTGAGGAAGAGGAGCTGGAGCCATGGCAGAAAGCAGctccagaggtgttgattgacgatgacgacgatgatgacgagcCCATTTTTGTTGGAGTAGTGT caattaagGAAAAAGAGAATCCACCAAGCTCTCCACTTCCTCCAAAGGACAATATGAAGAAGCTAGTGGTCACATCTGCTCCCCGTGCTCCTGCTCCCCGTGCTCCTGCTTTCGCTCCCGTTCCTGCTCCTGCTCCCGCTCCTGTTCCTGCTCCTGCTCACGTTCCTGctcctgttcctgttcctgtgaCGACTCTAGCCTCTTCTATAATGTTACCTTTGAAAATAGCTGGAAATGCCATCAGTACTTCTACAGCCGGTCTCACGACACTAACTCCACAGCCAGTTATTGTCAATAATCAG GGCTTCATCGTAACCCCACAGTTAACCAGCAGCAACAACCTCATTGCCACTCTTGGCAATCAGTATCCTCCTGGGACCAAGTTTACTCTTGTACCAG CCAATCAGACGCAGCAGCTCATCCAACGGGTCACCCCAGTAACAACTGCGATACCCGGTGTTGTCCATCGGCCTCACGTGCAGCAGATCCGAAACAACGTTGTGACCTTGGCTAATGTGCAGAACCCCACTGTGTATACAGCCAAACCTCATCTGCTTCAAGTCACCCAGGCCACCTCTCTACAGACCATTGCCTTGCCTGTTCAGGCTAACAACTTAAACACAG AGACCATGAAGCGTGTGTTGCCACTTCAGCAAGTAGACACTGCTGTAAAAAGATTCAAAATAGATGTCGGTAACG GCCTAGCAAACGTGGCCAAACCAGTGGAGAATGGTGACCTGAAGAAAAAATGCCCAAACTGTAAGGAAGAATTCCTTCTGCAGGAGGCGTTGGATCTTCATTTGACT AGTTGCCAGGCTCGAGTGGAAGGCAACGTTGCGCTAGCCGATAACGTCATCACGCATAAACGCATCATGCTGGTGTCAGAATTCTACTATGGCAGATTTGAGGGAGATTCTCTCAAGGCATCTGTAGAGAGGAGCAGCATCACTTTTAAGTGTCAAAGCTGCTTCAAAGTTCTCAAGAGCAACATCCG GTTCATGAACCACATGAAGCACCACCTGGAGCTGGAGAAGCAGAACAATGAGTCCTGGGAGAGCCACACAACTTGCCAGCATTGCTACCGCCAGTACATGACTCCATTCCAGCTGCAGTGCCACATCGAGAGCGCTCACAGCCCAATCGAATCCTCCA CGAATTGCAAGATATGTGAGCTAGCATTCGAGTCTGAGCAAGTGCTCTTGGAGCACATGAAAGACAATCACAAGCCTGGGGAGATGCCCTACGTCTGTCAG GTGTGCAATTATAGGTCCTCCTTTTTCTCGGATGTGGAGACACATTTCCGAAGTATCCACGTAAACACAAAAGACCTGCTGTGTCCTTTTTGTCTCAGGATTCTGAGAAATAGTCAGAGTTACATGCATCACTTCATGAAACACCAG AAAAAAGGCATCCATCGCTGTGGAAAATGTCGACTGAATTTCCTCACCTACAAAGACAGAATGGACCACAGGACTCAAGTCCACAAGACTTTTAGAAAGCCTTCAGTTCTGGAGGGCCTGCCCGCGGGGACAAAG GTGACCATTCGAGCTTCCCTCAGCGGCAAGACAGTCGCCATGTCCAGTTTACCCGATCGATCGGCTTTAATTTTAACTCCTGAAACACTAAGCAGCAGTGCAAAAATCAAACCTCCTGGCGGTTTGGGTAAATCTAAACGCAACATCTTAGAAGCAGGAAAGGCCAAGACGATTCAGAAGAAGAAAGGGAATTCTGCTGACAATTGGAACCTTTCACTCCGAAACATAAG TGTGAATGGAGGCTGCCACACCTGCATTGAGTGCAACACCAAAATTGATGACTTCTTTTCCCACTTCCTGGCATACTCTGATTGTGGAGCGTGCAATTATCGGACAAGTTGCAAAGTTGCCATTGGAAATCACATGataag atTTCATAGCACAGTCAACAAGAGCAGATTTTCTAAAGCGGATCAGAGGAAACACTCATCTGCTATAAA ATTATCGCTGGTGTGTCTCAACTGCGACCTCCTGGATGCGTCAGGCGGTGACGTGATGAGCAAACATTTAAATGACAGACCAACTCACCTATGCAGAATCATTGAGGAGAAAG GTGTCAAAACCGAAACTGGACT CCAAGACTACAGTGACGCTTTCCGAATGAAGCGGAAGGAACTACACCCCAAGATGAAGGAGGCTCGGGAAAGGGGGGAAAGTGCCACCCTGAGACATGATAAGATGATAATCGTAAACCCAACTGCACATCAAAACAACACAGAAGCAGCCGATGACTCTTCCAAG ACATCAACAGTTTTGGAATCATCACCCATGGAAACGACCTCAGAACCTGAACAAATTGAGAAGATGGAACACTTACCTCACACGGTTGTTGACCAACTGCCATCTTTGCCCGTGTTGCCGGCAGCCGTTGAAGATTCTCTCGGAGAAAACACGACTCAGCCTGTCCTTTCAGCTGTTGAAGATTCTCCCAGAGAAAACGCGACGCAGTCTGGCTCCTCCCCTACTCGCGCGTTAGATGGCGTCGAAGATGTCGAGCCAGTTGAAGACTCGAAAATCATGGAGGACTGTCATCCCATTGAAATCCCTGATTGA